GCCGTCCACCGCCTGTTGCTCTGTGGTGCGGTACTGGGGTAGGGCTTTGCTGTGGGCTTGGGTCAGCTCTTGCAGGGCCACTTTGTAGTTTTGCCGAGCCGGATCCTGGCGGACAATGGCCGCCAGGCGCAGCATGGCATCGTCGAGCCAGGCGCGTACCATCCTTAGGGTGTGGGTTTCTAGGTAGATCACGGCCACCACCGCCTCTAGGGCATCGGCTAGGTGGGAGGGGCCAGCGGTCATTCCGGGGGCAACGGCCAGGCAGGGCGCGAGGTTCAGCTCCTGGGCCAGCTGGGCGAGGGTGCGATCGCTGATCAGCACTGACCGCACAGCCGACAATTCCCCCACCGATGCTGTGGGAAAGTGCTCTTGCAGGCACTCCGTCGCCGCCAACCGCAGCACCGCGTCCCCCAACAGCTCTAGCTGTTCGTAGTTATTGATCGCGTCTACCGACTTGTGGGTCAAGGCTCGGTCTAGGCGCACCCAGGAAGGCTTAAAAGCAGTGGGGAGGGCAGAGGTTTGCACCCACTGCTCTAGCTGGCGCTGCCGAGACGGGGGGAGGTCAGTCACAGTCAAGCATGGGCAATGGAAAAGAGGAAGGGGAAGGAGGTAGACATAAGCCGGGTTCTGTTCCTCCGTTGCCGGAGGGGCGGTTATCTATCTGGGACGCCTGTTGCCAGACGCCTCTTGCGGTACATAACAGCGGGGCCGGAAAAAGACCAACCTTGCCCCTCGACCTTGCACCCGACCGGGGTTTACCGAGCCAGCACCTCTCGATGCTGCTGGTGCGCTCTTACCGCACCCTTGCACCCTTACCTGTGCTGCCAGAAAAATCCTCAGCCATCGGCGGTATGTTTCTGTGGCACTCTCCTCACGGTCGCCCGCACTGGGCGTTACCCAGCAGGTCTGGTCTTTCGGGAGCCCGGACTTTCCTCAGACTGGCGATCGCCAATCCGCAACCGCCTGCGCTACCTCCCTCCCGGCATTAGTTTAAACCCTAGTACAGCAAGACAGAAATAAACCTGCTGTTCAGAATGCTCTAACGCTGACAACCTCAGATTTTTGCAGGTTGAACCCTGCGTTTTGAACCCGCATAGCGATCTTGGGCTGAGGACAGCACCGATCAAAACAGCAGCGGTGGACGACCTTTTTTCTCTACCACAGCTCTGACATAGCCCTCCCAACGACCAATCATGCCGCTCCACTCCCCCGAGGAAAAATAGGTGCTAATGGGCTGTTCTAGATCAAACTCAGGCATGTAGAACCCAGCGATGCCGCGCTCCAGAATGCCATCGGCTAGCACCCCTTTTTCTCGCAAAATCAAGATCGGCAGGCCCAGTTGATAGGCCATAGCCGGTTCGATGTGAGCCCAGGGAGTCGTCAGCCACTGGCCGTTCACGGTCTCTTCGCTGAGAACGTCAATGTCGGTGCGGAGCCGGGCGGTGCCCTTCTCGATAAAGGTGCGCCGAAAAGCTACAGTAATCAATCCGTTAGACTCCAGCATCAGCCGCCGAATAGCGGTCAGCGGGGCATCCATGTCGTAGTCGGTAACCCCCAGGGTGCGGGGGGCAAAATCCCGACTCACCAGGTAGTCACGCACCTGCTGAATAAACTGCTCCTGCTGCTTAAAGCAGGGTTTTGGAAAACTCAGGAAGATCGAGATAGCCATAGTGAGGGCCTGCAAGAGTAGCGCGATTGCTCAACAAATTGACCATAGCTTTCACGACAGCCAATTTTGTCACTGTGAAGCGAAAAAAATAATAGCCCCGGCTGACTGAGGTCAGCCGGGGCTATGGAGCGATCGCTGCTAGATCTACCTAGAGAGCTTCGGTTTGGTCATCGATCAGCAGGTCATCGTCGTCCAGGCCAGCACCATTACCGAGGCCGGCAAAATCGCCGTTGCCGCTGCCGCGCGCCCCGCCCTCATCCAATGACATGCCGCCGATCATCTCATCATCGTTGAGCATGCTGAGGTTGCCCTCTAGGTCGTAGCTGCGAGCGGTGAAATCGTCCAGCACCACGTCCTGAAGCACCATGTCATCGTCCAGAATGGCCGATTCGTAGGCCGGGTCAAGTTCCGGCGACGGCGACTCTTCGTAGGCGTTGTAGCCCGTCCCCGCCGGAATCAAACGGCCGATGATGACGTTCTCCTTCAGACCGCGCAGCCAGTCCGACTTGCCTTCGATCGCCGCTTCCGTCAGCACCCGAGTAGTTTCCTGGAAGCTAGCGGCGGAGATGAAGCTATCGGTGTTCAGCGAAGCTTTCGTAATCCCCAGCAGCACCGGCGTGTATTCCGCCGGAGCACCGCCTGTGATCGCCATGGCCTCGTTCACCTGCTCCACCTGGTAGATTTCTACCAGTTCTCCCGGCAGCATGGTGGTGTCGCCGCCGTCGTCAATGCGGCACTTCGACGACATCTGCCGCACAATCACCTCGGTGTGCTTGTCGGAAATGTCAATGCCCTGGGACTGATACACCGACTGCACCTCGTTCACCAGGAACGACTGCACCTCCTGCAAAGCGCCCAGAGCGGCATCGTGGATGCCCATACCCAGACTGAGGTTGTACTTAAAGAACACCTCCAGAATCTGGTGGGGGTTGGCGGGGCCGTCGGTGAGGTGCTCAGCGGTGCTTACCCGCTGGCCGTCCGAAACAATTACGTTTTGGCCAGGGCTGATGGGGTACTCGGTGACCACCCCATCGTCTTCGATGATCTTGACCTCTACCGTTTCGTCATCGCTATACACCACCTGGGCATTGCCGGGGCGCTCAGACAGCACGCAGGCTTCTTTGGGCTTGCGGGCCTCCAGCAGTTCCTCAATCCGGGGTAGACCCTGGATGATGTCACCGGTTTTTGCCCGTTCGAACACCAGCAGCACCAGGTTGTCACCCCGCTGTACCAGGTCACCGTCTTCAATGTGCAGCACGGCACCGGTAGAGACGCGGTAGGGACGGGCCAGCCGCAGGGAAATTTGACCGCCGTCGATGGCGGTGACCTGGCCTGACTCTTCGTGGGTTAAGCCAGGAGCCAGTTCGGTGTTAGCCACCACCAGATCCCCCACCTTCACCGTCGGCTCTTTGCCCTGGAGATCGACCTTCATGCGGTCAGACTCCCGCACGACCAGCACCCGGCGAACGGCCTCTTGCCCTTCGCGGATACCGCGCACCTCGCCCGCCTCTTTACAGCGAATCTCGGTGCGAGCCACCACGGCCCCTGGTTCAATCTGCTGGCCGTCTTCCACCAGCAGGCGGGTGACGGTGCTGCCCTGGGTTTGGTCAGCTACCACGTCGCGGCGAATTACCTGGGTTTCGAGCACAACCATTTGCAGGCGCATGAGGTCAGCGTCGCTGTCGTCGGGTACCAGCTCAATGTCGGCCACTACGTGGGGAGATTCGTCTTCGATATCGAGCACTAGCTGGGTGCGCAGTAGCTCGACCCCAACCACCGACTTCACCCGCTCCCCATCTTTAAAGGGGATCCGCTGGATGGCGCGCAGCTTGATCGAACCGGCGGCATCGGCGGCGCTGTCCTGGCTGGGGACGGCGGGCTCGTTGGGCACCACGTATTCTTCCACCGGGCGCAGCAGCAGGGCGGGGCCATCGGGGGTCTCGACATACTCGATATAGCGCAGGGCATCGGCCACCAGGCCCGGCATCACCTCTTCCCCGGCGTTGACCAGGGTGCCATCGCGATCCATCACATCCTCGGGGGCATCCACCATGTGAATGTCGCCGGGCTTGACCAAAATCTCCCGCAGAATGTCGTTCTTCTGGGTGACTTCGACCACGCCGCTGTTTTGACAGAAGATGTCTTTGACGACCTCGGTGCCCGCCTCCAGGTACTGACCGTCTTCCACCATTAGCAGGGAGATGTCTTTGTTGACCTCGTGGGCCTCCTCAGGAATCCACAGCAGGGTGCCGCCCTGGACGACTTCGTAGCCCTGCTTTCCCTTGCCTTTTTTGGCCACATCGACTCCGGCAAACTTGACGATGCCGCCGGTTTGGGTGTGGAAGCGATCGTCTTCGAGCTCGGCGATTACCTGACCGCTGGTGACCTTGGCCCCCGGCGTGGCAATCAGCGAGAATCGCTGACCGTGGGAGGTCTCAATGAAATAGTGTTCCCGGCCCTGGCCCTGCTCCTTGCGCACCTGGGCCTGGTCAAGCATGACGGAGGCGGTGATGATCTCGACCTCGCGGGTGCCTTTTTCGTCATCGGCCTCGGGCAGACGTACCAAGCCGCCCCGCTCGGTGGTGAGCTTAGTCTCAGCCAGGGTGTCATCGGCGTTGACGTAGTCGCCGTTGCGCACCACGGGCTCGGCGCTAGGGGGCAGGTTGTAGACATCCCCTGCCAGCACCCACAGCAGACCGCCCCGTTGGGCTAAGCGGGTGGTATTGCCCTGGCGGTCGGTTTTTTCTTCCTGCACCAGGCCAGCGAATTTCACTTCCCCAGCCAGGTCAGAGGTCACGTCTTTGGTGGCTTTTTCAGTCACCTTGCGGGTGCGCCCCGCCGAGGGGAGCTCCGCCAAGAGCTGATCCTTTTGAACCGTCTCACCGTCACCGACAAAGAGAATTGTGCCCTGGGGCAAAAATTCAGATTTGTTTTTGCCGGTACCCTCAATCACCACCTCGGCGTTGGACTCGATCATCAACGCATCTTCGCCGTAGCGGGTGCGGAAGGCACGAGTCTTGAGGTTTTTAGGCAGCTTGACGGTGCCGTCTTTGCTGGCCCGAATGCGGGGGGCCACTTCGCCGGTAAAGGTACCGCCAGTGTGGAAGGTGCGCATGGTCATTTGGGTGCCGGGCTCACCGATGGACTGGGCAGCGATGATGCCCACCGCTTCGCCTAAGTCAACCATCTCAGAGTGGGCCAGGCTCCAGCCGTAGCAGAGGCGACACACGGAGCGGGTGGCTTCACAGGTGAGGGGCGATCGCACCACTACACTCTCAACCTTAGCTTCCGCCAGCAGTTCTGCCGTCTCTGGAGACACGGCATGGTCTTTTTCCAAGAGCACCTCACCGGTCTGGGGATGCACCACGTCTTCGGCCACCACCCGGCCCAGCAGGCGGTTTTCCAGCGGAATCAGCACCCGCTCACCGTCGGTCATGCTGCGCAGGGGAATGCCGCGGGTTGTGCCGCAGTCGTGTTCCCGAATGATCACATCCTGGGAGACGTCCACCAGACGGCGGGTGAGGTAGCCAGAATCTGCCGTTCGCAGCGCCGTATCGACCAGCCCCTTGCGGGCCCCGTAGGAGGAGATCACGTACTCCGTAACGGTCAGCCCCTCGCGGAAGTTGGTTTTAATCGGCAGGTCGATGATCTCCCCCTGGGGATTTGCCATCAGACCCCGCATACCCACCAGCTGGCGTACCTGGGAGATGTTTCCCCGAGCGCCGGAGAAGGCCATCATGTACACCGAGTTGAGCGGGTTGTTCTCCTTAAAGTTTTTCACCACCTGGTCTTTCAGCTCTTCGCTGGTGTCGTTCCAGGTGTCAATCACCTTAGTGAGACGCTCCACCTCAGTGATTTCGCCTCGGGTGTACCGCTCTTCGGTAATGCGAATGTCCTCTTCGGCAGCGGCCAGCATGCCCTTTTTCTCCTGGGGCACCTGGAGGTCTTCCACGCTGATGGAGACCCCGGCCCGGGTGGCATACTTGAAGCCCAGATCCTTGATCCGGTCAGCCATCTGCGATGTGCGGGCGGTGCCGTAGTGGGTAAACGACCAGGAGATCAGCTTTTTTAGCTGCTTTTTGTCGATGATTCGGTTCCGAAAGGTCAGAGAGGTTTGAGGTGCCCCTTGCTCAGCCATGGTTTCGCCCTTCTGTAGTGATGTTCGTGCTGTGTCGGTGTTGTGGTGTGGCCCTAGCCTGCGATCGCGTCGAGCACCGCCTTGTTGTAGATAATGCGGCCCGCCGTCGTCTTGATGTACTGGGAAATCAAATGGCCTTCGCTGTCTAACCGCACTCGGCGATCGGGGTAAATTTCGGTGATGGTGCCATCTTCAGACTCCATCCGCTCTGGGGAGGCATCTTTGGGTTGGTCAGACTCTACCTCGCCGTCAAACCGCAGCCAGACTTTGGCGTGGAGATCGACCAATCCCTGCTCGAAAGCAATAATGGCATCTTCCATGCTGCCGAAGTAGTGCCCCTCGCCTTTGGTCGCATCGGGGTTCTCCGCCGTCAGGTAGTAGCAGCCCAACACCATGTCCTGGGACGGAGTAATGATGGGCTGACCGGTAGCTGGCGACAGCACATTATTCGAAGCCAGCATCAGCAGTCGAGCCTCCGACTGGGCCTCAAGGGATAACGGCACGTGTACTGCCATCTGGTCACCGTCAAAGTCAGCGTTAAAGGCCGGACACACCAGCGGGTGCAGCTGAATTGCTCGCCCCTCCACCAGAATGGGTTCAAAGGCCTGAATCCCCAGACGGTGCAGCGTCGGAGCCCGGTTGAGCATCACCGGATGGCTCTCAATCACCTCTTCCAGCACATCCCACACACTGGGGTCGTTGTGCTGAATCAGCTTCTTCGCCGCCTTAATGTTGTTGACCAGTCCCTGGCGAATCAAGCGGTGAATCACAAAGGGCTGGAACAGCTCGATCGCCATCTCCCGAGGCAGACCGCACTGGTGAATTTGCAGTTTGGGCCCCACCACAATCACTGAACGGCCCGAGTAGTCAACCCGCTTACCCAACAGGTTCTGTCGGAAGCGCCCCTGCTTGCCTTCGATAATGTCTGAGAGGGACTTCAGCGGGCGGTTGTTGGCCCCGACCACAGTGCGCCCCCGGCGACCATTGTCGATCAGCGCATCCACCGCCTCCTGCAGCATCCGCTTTTCGTTGCGGACGATGATCTCAGGAGCTAAAATCTCCTGGAGGCGAGCTAGGCGGTTGTTGCGATTGATCACCCGCCGGTATAGGTCGTTCAGGTCAGAGGTTGCAAAACGGCCACCGTCCAGCTGCACCATTGGTCGAAGGTCGGGCGGAATCACCGGAATCACGTCCAGCACCATCCACTCGGTCTTAGAACCCGTGGCGATAAAGTTGTCGATCACCCGCAGGCGCTTGATCAGCTTGGCCCGCTTTTGGCCCTTAGAGTTGGCAATATCTTCCCGCAGCTTTTCTGCCGTGGTTTCTAGCTCCAAATCCTCCAGCAGCCGCTGGAGGGCCTCAGCGCCAATGCCGACCTCTACCCCAGCCAGCTCAGTCTCTTCGTCGTAGAGCTGATCTTCGATCTCAATCCACTGATCTTCGGTCAGCAGCTGCTTGTAGCTGAGGTTTTCCGCATTACCTGGGTCAAGAACCACGTAGGCGTTGAAGTAGACAATTTGCTCCACGTCCCGCAGGGGCATATCGAGCAGAATGGCGATGTAGCTAGGAATGCCCTTCAGGTACCACACGTGGGCCACCGGAGCGGCCAACTTGATGTAGCCCATGCGGTGACGACGTACTCGCGATTCGGTCACCTCAACGCCACAGCGCTCGCACACAATGCCGCGATGGCGTACCCGCTTGTACTTACCGCAGTGGCACTCCCAGTCCTTGGCAGGGCCAAAGATGCGCTCGCAGAACAGCCCGTCCATTTCGGGCTTAAGAGTGCGGTAGTTAATGGTTTCAGGCTTGGTCACCTCACCCACAATTTGCCCGTTGGGCAGGGTGCGTTCCCCCCACTGGCGAATTCGTTCCGGAGAGGCAAGTCCGATTTTGACGTAGTCAAACCGCTGTTCTAGCTTGGCCATGCTGGGTATTTTCCTTGTAAGCGCGCTCGGTCTGAATCAATGCAGGTTAAACCGACCTCCGGAACTGGATCGGATTCAGTTCCGGGGTCAAGCCAGAGACAGGCTAGTCTTCTACTTCTTCTAGCTCTTCGTCCCGGGCGATGGACTCGTAGGTGGGGCGAGAGGGGGTGCGGCGACTGTTGACGTCGGCCATGAGATCCACCTCGGTGTCGCGGCTGGTACCGTCTTCGCGAGTTTCTACCTTGTGCACCGCGATGTCCAGGCCGAGGGACTGGAGCTCTCGCATCAGCACCTTAAAGGACTCAGGAGTACCCGGACGAGGAATTGATTTACCCTTAACGATCGCATTCAGCGCCTCATTGCGCCCCTGCATATCGTCCGACTTAACCGTCAGCAACTCCTGGAGAGTATAAGCTGCGCCAAAAGCTTCCAAAGCCCAGACCTCCATTTCTCCAAAGCGCTGTCCCCCCTGCTGGGCCTTGCCGCCCAGGGGCTGCTGCGTCACCAGAGAGTAAGGGCCTGTGGAACGGGCGTGGATCTTATCGTCAACTAGGTGTACGAGCTTCAGCATGTAGGCCCGACCGACGGTAATGGCCTTGTCGAAGGCCTCTCCCGTGCGGCCATCGCGCAACACAATTTTGCCGGGGTCGTCAGGATTAAAGATCCAGTCTTTGCCGGTCGTCTCCCGAGCTTCCATCAGCTTTCCGTGGGTCGAGTTGCGGGAAGCCTCCTCCCCGTACATCTCGTCAAAGGGAATCACCTTAAAGCGGGCGTCCAGATTCTCAGCAGCCCACCCCAGCAGGCATTCAAACACCTGACCCACATTCATGCGGGAGGGCACACCCAGGGGGTTGAGGGCAATGTCGATGGGGGTGCCATCGGGCAGGTAGGGCATGTCTTCAATGGGCAAAATGCGGGAAATAATGCCCTTGTTGCCGTGGCGACCGGCCATCTTATCGCCCACCTGAATTTTTCGCTTCAGCGCCACATAGACGCGCACGACCATATTGGCACCGGGGGGCAGCTCATCCCCCTGTTCCCGAGTAAAGACCCGCACATCAACCACTCGACCTTTTTCGCCATTGGGCACCCGTAGGGAGTTATCCCGCACGTCGCGAGCTTTCTCTCCAAAAATAGCCCGCAGTAGTTTTTCCTCGGGCGGTTGATCGGATTCGCCCTTGGGGGTAACTTTACCGACCAGAATATCTCCCGAATCGACCCAGGCTCCGATGCGAATGATGCCGGTTTCATCCAGCTGCCGCAAGGCGTCTTCGCCCACGTTAGGGATTTCCCGGGTGATTTCCTCAGGGCCGAGCTTGGTTTGCCGGGCCTCGATCTCAAATTTCTCGATGTGAATCGAGGTGTAGACATCGTCGAAAACTAAGCGCTCGCTGAGCAGCACCGCGTCCTCGTAGTTGTAGCCTTCCCAGGGCATGTAGGCCACCAGAACGTTTTGCCCAAGGGCGAGCTCACCGCCCTCGGTGGCGGAGCCGTCCGCCAAAACCTGGCCCGCCTGCACCTGCTCTCCGGGAAACACAATCGGACGCTGGTTGAGGCAGGTATCCTGGTTAGAACGCTGGTACTTTTGCAGCTCGTAGGTGTGGAGATTGCCTTCAGGATCGCGGATCTTGATGAGGTCTGCGTCAAGATAAGCCACTTCCCCATCGGTACGGCTGATAACCACCATTCCCGAATCGCGGGCTGCTTGGGCTTCTAGGCCGGTGCCCACCAGAGGCCGCTCAGGCTGTAGCAGGGGCACCGCCTGGCGCTGCATGTTCGAGCCCATCAGCGCACGGTTGGCGTCGTCGTGCTCTAGGAAGGGAATCAGCGAGGTGGCTACGGAGATGATTTGCACTGGTGATACCGCCACGTAGTCCACCTCGGTGGAGTCAGTGGTAGTGAAGTCTTGGCGGTAGCGCACCGGAATGGTGCTGCCAATGATGTAGCCGTTTTCGTCAGTAGCAATATCTCCCGGGGCGACCCGTAGATCGTCTTCCTCATCAGCGGTCATGTAGATGGGCTCGACATCTTTGAAGACCCGACCGTTTTCGGCCTTGAAGAAGGGGGTTTCAATAAAGCCGAACTCATTTACGCGGGCGTGGGTAGCCAGAGAACCAATCAGACCAGCGTTGGGGCCTTCCGGCGTTTCGATTGGGCAAATACGACCGTAGTGAGAGGGGTGAATATCGCGCACGGCAAAGCCTGCCCGCTCCCGGGTCAGACCGCCAGGGCCAAGGGCGCTAATGCGGCGCTTGTGGGTCAACTCCGCCAGGGGATTGGTCTGATCCATGAACTGAGACAGCTGGCTGGAGCCAAAGAACTCTTTGATCGCTGCCACCAGAGGTTTGGGGTTCACCAGGGAAGCCGGGGTGAGCGAGTCGGAGTCGGAGACGGTCATACGCTCCCGAATAATACGCTCTAGGCGGTTGAGGCCTACTCGCACCTGATTTTGCAGTAGCTCACCCACAGAGCGCACCCGGCGGTTGCCCAGGTGGTCGATGTCATCAATGGAGCCGATATCGAATTCGAGGTTAATCAGATAGTCGATCGCTGACAGAATATCGGTGGGAGTCAGCACCCGAGTGGCGTCGGGCACGTTGAGACGCAGCTTGCGGTTGAGTTTGTAGCGTCCCACCCGACCCAGGTCGTAGCGCTTGGGGTCGGAGAAGCGCGAGTGCAGCAGCTGTTCACCGCCCGCCACGGTGGGTGGTTCCCCCGGACGCAGCTTGCGGTACAACTCCAGCAGCGCCTCTTCCTCGCTGAACTGGCCTTCTTTCTCAATAGTTTTTTGAAAGTAGTCGGGGTGGCGCAGCGAGTCAAAGATCTCGTTGTCGGTGAGACCGAGCGCCTTGAGGAGCACCTGGGCCGACAGTTTGCGGGTTTTGTCGATGCGCACCCAGACCAGATCGTTTTTGTCGGTCTCAAATTTGAGCCAGGCTCCCCGATTGGGAATCAGGTTGGCATTGTAGGTGCGACGTCCGTTTTTGTCGGTTTCGGCTTTATAGTAGACCCCAGGGCTGCGCACGATCTGGTTGACGATGACCCGCTCTGCACCGTTGATAATGAAGGTGCCGCGATCGGTCATCAGCGGCAGATCGCCAATGAAGACCTCCTGCTCTTTAATTTCCCCGGTCTCTTTGTTGATCAGCCGGGTGGGTACGTACATCTGCACGGCATAGGTGGCATCCCGCCGCTTGGCCTCATCAACGTCGTACTTAGGGCTTTTGAGCTTATACTGCTTACCCAAAAAGTGCAGCTCAAGCTTGCCGGTGTAATCGGTAATGGGAGAAAAGCTTTCTAGCTCTTCGATCAATCCTTCTTCTAGGAACCAGCGAAAGCTAGACCGCTGAATTTCTACCAGGTCGGGTAGGACAAAGTTGGGGGGAGCTTGGTAAACGGTGGTTTCAGTCATGGGTCTCCTAGGGCAGATCGGCCAGGTGCAGGTGGCCAAGTTTAACGACGCGTCTGGAACAAAAGAGGCAGGGGAGCCGCGGCAAGGGAATCTTGCTAGATCAATCTCTCCGATGGCTTAGCCACTTATCGGGTTTGGCACGCAGAGTTGAGCGGTTTTGGCGGAGGGCACAGCAATGGACTTGGGCAGATTGAATAAAGTCACAGCGTTAAGGGTGGTGGCCTGGGCCAGATCCTCAAATTTGACCTGGCGCAGCTCGGCTAGATAAGCCGCCACATGATACACAAAGGCTGGCTGGTTGCGCCGCTCCTTGCGGCGGGGCTCGGGGGTAAGAAAGGGACAGTCGGTTTCAACTAGCAGTCGATCGGCGGGCACCATCTGGGCCGAGGCCTTAACCTGATGGGCATTTTTAAAGGTGACAATGCCGCTAAAGCTAATGTAGAAACCCAGATCTAGGAACTCCTGGGTTTCGCTCGGGGTACCGGCCCAACAGTGCATTACCCCAGTCACTGGGCCCACGGTGAGCTGAAACTCTCGAATCACCTCGGCAGTGGCTTTTGCGGCATCTCGGCAGTGGATAATAACCGGTAGCCCCTGGCGATGGGCAATACTCAACTGCTGCCAGAAGGCTGTGCGCTGTACCGCTTCATCGTCGGCCTTGTAGAAATCGAGGCCGGTTTCGCCAATGGCGACAACTCGACTGTCCGAGGCTGCTAGCTGGGCGATCTGATCTGCCGTAGCGTTGCTCCACTTGTCCATATCGAGGGGATGAAGCCCCACCGACAAAAACAGCTCTGGGATGCGATCGGCGAGGCCCTGCATGGCGGCAAAATCCGTCGGCTCCACGCAGGAATGCACCAATGCCAAAACCCCGGCCTGTCGCCAGGCCTGGGTTAGTTCGTCAAGATCCCCAGCGAACGTTTCGAAGTTGAGATGGACGTGGGTATCAACCAGAGGCATAGGGAATGCAGCGACAGAAACGGTAGGCAGCGCGTTGGTAGCCCAAGGATGCCTAAGATGCAGCCCCTGCCGCCTCCTGAGCCTTGAGTAACCGCGCCAGGCGAGACTTTTTGCGAGCCCCAGTATTGGGGTGCAGCACGCCGCGCTTGACGGCTTTATCAATTTTGCTGTAAGCAGCGGCCATAGTGGACTCCACCTGCTTTAGGGAGTCGGAGCTAGGGTTAGCCTGATGGACCTCGACCGCAGCGAGGTAGTTTTTGGTAAGGGTTTTAACCGCCGATTTGTAGGATCGGTTGTGGAGCCGATTGCGCTCGGCAACTTCGATTCGTTTTAGTGCAGACTTGATGTTTGCCACAGTTCGCCCTAGCTTAACAAGATTAATTGACTGGATAAAACATGTTAGCACCTCACGGTGTAAATGGTGCAACCGAATACGCTGGTTCGCTGCCAAATTAGCCTGTGGATCGACTAGGATGGTAGAACGCTGGTGCCGAAAGCCTTTCAGGGA
This genomic stretch from Nodosilinea sp. PGN35 harbors:
- a CDS encoding TatD family hydrolase, with protein sequence MPLVDTHVHLNFETFAGDLDELTQAWRQAGVLALVHSCVEPTDFAAMQGLADRIPELFLSVGLHPLDMDKWSNATADQIAQLAASDSRVVAIGETGLDFYKADDEAVQRTAFWQQLSIAHRQGLPVIIHCRDAAKATAEVIREFQLTVGPVTGVMHCWAGTPSETQEFLDLGFYISFSGIVTFKNAHQVKASAQMVPADRLLVETDCPFLTPEPRRKERRNQPAFVYHVAAYLAELRQVKFEDLAQATTLNAVTLFNLPKSIAVPSAKTAQLCVPNPISG
- the rpsT gene encoding 30S ribosomal protein S20, which produces MANIKSALKRIEVAERNRLHNRSYKSAVKTLTKNYLAAVEVHQANPSSDSLKQVESTMAAAYSKIDKAVKRGVLHPNTGARKKSRLARLLKAQEAAGAAS